Proteins from one Orenia marismortui DSM 5156 genomic window:
- the nuoF gene encoding NADH-quinone oxidoreductase subunit NuoF, with protein MEQSIYRSHILVCGGTGCVSSGCKEAQDALKEELAKHDLASEIKIVETGCHGFCEKGPIMIFYPEGVFYCEIKPEDMPELVEEHILKGRIVERLLYTEPTTDKNIPAYQDIDFYKKQERLVLTNCGHMDPESIEEYIATGGYEAVGKALTEMTSQEVIDEVKEAGLRGRGGGGFPTGLKWQFAKDTESDKKYIICNADEGDPGAFMDRSLLEGDPHRIIEGMIIGGYAIGADEGYVYVRAEYPLAIERLQKAIDQAEEYGLLGEDLFGSGFNFDLHIKAGAGAFVCGEETALMNSIEGKRGMPRPRPPFPAQKGLWGKPSNINNVESYANVANIIRDGAQAYKEIGTEGSKGTKVFALTGKINNTGLAEVPMGITMREIIYDIGGGISDGKEFKAVQIGGPSGGCLPENLLDLPVDYDSLIEVGAMMGSGGLVVMDEDTCMVGVARFFLDFTQSESCGKCTPCREGTKRMLEILNRITSGEGRDGDIEMLERLAENIKATSLCGLGQTAPNPVLSTLKYFRDEYEAHIYDGKCPAGECEDLAGAYVIDEDACIGCTKCARVCPVEAISGEVKEAHVIDEDTCIACGACEPECPVNAISQG; from the coding sequence ATGGAACAATCAATTTATAGATCACATATTCTGGTCTGTGGAGGAACAGGTTGTGTTTCTTCTGGTTGTAAAGAGGCTCAGGATGCTTTAAAAGAAGAATTAGCAAAACATGATTTGGCTAGTGAAATAAAAATAGTAGAGACTGGATGTCATGGTTTCTGTGAAAAGGGACCAATTATGATCTTTTATCCAGAAGGTGTATTTTATTGTGAGATTAAACCTGAAGATATGCCTGAATTGGTAGAAGAGCATATTTTAAAAGGAAGAATAGTAGAAAGATTATTATATACTGAACCAACTACTGATAAGAATATTCCAGCTTATCAAGATATTGACTTTTATAAAAAGCAAGAGAGATTGGTATTAACAAATTGTGGTCATATGGATCCAGAAAGTATTGAAGAGTATATTGCTACTGGGGGATATGAAGCAGTAGGTAAAGCTTTAACTGAAATGACATCTCAAGAGGTAATTGATGAAGTAAAAGAAGCAGGTCTTAGAGGTCGTGGTGGCGGAGGTTTTCCTACAGGCTTAAAGTGGCAATTTGCTAAAGATACTGAAAGTGATAAAAAATATATCATCTGTAATGCCGATGAAGGTGATCCAGGTGCATTTATGGACCGAAGTTTATTAGAGGGTGATCCACACAGAATTATTGAAGGTATGATTATTGGTGGATATGCAATTGGTGCTGATGAAGGATATGTATATGTACGTGCTGAATATCCATTAGCAATTGAGCGTTTACAAAAGGCGATTGATCAAGCAGAGGAGTATGGATTATTAGGTGAAGATCTATTTGGTAGTGGCTTTAATTTTGATCTTCATATTAAAGCAGGAGCAGGAGCTTTTGTTTGTGGTGAAGAGACTGCTTTGATGAATTCTATTGAAGGTAAGCGTGGAATGCCTCGCCCAAGACCACCTTTCCCAGCTCAAAAAGGTCTATGGGGTAAACCATCTAATATTAATAATGTAGAAAGTTATGCTAATGTAGCAAATATCATTAGAGATGGAGCACAGGCTTATAAAGAAATTGGTACTGAAGGCAGTAAAGGTACTAAGGTATTTGCTTTGACTGGTAAGATTAATAATACTGGTCTTGCTGAGGTGCCAATGGGAATTACTATGAGAGAAATCATCTACGATATTGGTGGTGGAATCTCTGATGGTAAGGAATTTAAGGCTGTTCAAATTGGTGGACCATCGGGAGGTTGTTTACCAGAAAATCTATTAGACTTACCAGTTGATTATGACTCTTTAATTGAAGTGGGAGCTATGATGGGATCTGGTGGATTAGTAGTAATGGATGAAGATACTTGTATGGTGGGTGTAGCAAGATTCTTCTTAGACTTTACTCAAAGTGAGTCTTGTGGTAAATGTACTCCATGTCGTGAAGGTACAAAGAGAATGCTAGAAATCCTTAACAGAATTACTTCTGGTGAAGGTAGAGATGGAGATATTGAAATGCTAGAAAGATTGGCAGAGAATATCAAGGCTACTTCTTTATGTGGTTTAGGTCAAACTGCTCCTAATCCGGTATTGAGTACATTAAAATACTTCCGTGATGAGTATGAAGCTCATATTTATGATGGAAAGTGTCCTGCTGGAGAATGTGAAGACTTAGCTGGCGCCTATGTGATTGATGAAGATGCTTGTATAGGATGTACAAAATGTGCTAGAGTTTGTCCAGTTGAGGCGATCTCAGGTGAGGTTAAAGAAGCTCATGTAATTGATGAAGATACTTGTATTGCTTGTGGAGCATGTGAACCTGAATGTCCAGTTAATGCAATTTCTCAAGGTTAG
- a CDS encoding (2Fe-2S) ferredoxin domain-containing protein has product MKSLAELKKLRDKAQKDLQARKTSNKPKVIVGMGTCGIAAGAREILKAIMEEVNKRELDVIITQTGCIGMCEKEPLVDVQLPGKERITYGNLTKDDVSKIVVEHIVNGNIVEDLAVAKLED; this is encoded by the coding sequence GTGAAATCATTAGCAGAGTTAAAAAAATTAAGAGATAAGGCTCAAAAGGATTTACAAGCTAGAAAGACTAGCAATAAGCCGAAAGTAATTGTAGGAATGGGTACATGTGGAATTGCTGCTGGTGCAAGAGAGATATTAAAGGCTATTATGGAAGAAGTAAATAAGCGTGAGTTAGATGTGATTATTACTCAAACTGGTTGTATTGGAATGTGTGAAAAGGAACCATTAGTTGATGTACAATTACCAGGTAAAGAAAGAATCACTTATGGTAATTTAACTAAAGATGATGTAAGTAAGATTGTTGTTGAGCATATAGTTAACGGTAACATTGTAGAAGATTTAGCTGTTGCTAAATTAGAAGACTAA
- a CDS encoding ATP-binding protein: MRELSLHILDIIQNSISAKANLINLEIDEDLLNDRLVIKIKDNGSGMSKSLEQSVLDPFVTSRKTRKVGLGLPLFQAAAQRCEGDLKLDSTLGEGTEITVSFKHSHIDRAPLGDITGTLIAILSVNPEVDLVYKHYIGSKEFIFDTRLIKEEIDGININHPEVLLWIESYLAEGLEELRR; the protein is encoded by the coding sequence ATGAGAGAACTATCACTTCATATTTTAGATATAATTCAAAACTCTATTAGTGCTAAGGCTAATTTAATAAATTTAGAGATAGATGAAGATTTATTAAATGATCGATTAGTAATTAAGATTAAGGATAATGGGTCAGGAATGAGTAAGAGTTTAGAGCAAAGTGTTTTAGACCCTTTCGTAACTTCTCGTAAGACAAGAAAGGTTGGATTAGGATTACCTCTATTCCAAGCTGCAGCACAAAGGTGTGAAGGAGATTTAAAGTTAGATTCTACTTTAGGAGAAGGTACAGAGATCACTGTGAGCTTTAAGCATAGCCATATTGATAGAGCTCCATTAGGTGATATAACTGGAACTTTAATTGCTATCTTATCAGTTAATCCTGAAGTTGATCTTGTCTATAAACACTATATAGGCTCTAAAGAATTTATCTTTGATACTAGATTAATAAAAGAAGAGATTGATGGTATAAATATTAATCATCCAGAAGTATTATTATGGATTGAAAGCTATTTGGCTGAAGGTTTAGAAGAATTGCGGAGGTGA
- the nuoE gene encoding NADH-quinone oxidoreductase subunit NuoE: MGQCQCGNSAESKEKYLAPLKKILEGYKKEQKDLIPVLQKAQEEYGYLPEEVIKEIANQLELSLSQVYGVVTFYSQFHLEPRGENIIRVCMGTACHVRGGGKVLEKIKDELGIDDGETSKDLKFTLESVACIGACGLAPVIMINDDTHGRLTPDSIPEILEKYKN; encoded by the coding sequence ATGGGTCAATGCCAATGTGGAAATTCTGCAGAAAGTAAAGAGAAGTATTTAGCTCCATTAAAAAAGATTTTAGAAGGATATAAAAAAGAACAAAAAGATTTAATTCCTGTTTTACAAAAGGCTCAAGAGGAATATGGATATTTACCAGAAGAAGTTATAAAAGAGATTGCAAATCAATTAGAGCTTTCTCTTAGTCAAGTTTATGGTGTTGTGACTTTCTATTCTCAATTCCATTTAGAACCACGTGGTGAAAATATTATTCGCGTTTGTATGGGAACTGCTTGTCATGTTCGAGGTGGAGGAAAAGTATTAGAAAAAATTAAAGATGAGTTAGGAATTGATGATGGAGAAACAAGTAAAGATCTTAAATTTACTCTAGAATCAGTTGCTTGTATAGGAGCTTGTGGTCTTGCTCCAGTAATTATGATCAATGATGATACTCATGGTCGTTTAACACCTGATAGCATTCCAGAAATTTTAGAAAAATATAAGAATTAA
- the rfaE2 gene encoding D-glycero-beta-D-manno-heptose 1-phosphate adenylyltransferase, whose translation MIIKEKIYTREELNKILKQNRKQDETIVFTNGCFDILHVGHTRYLTEARSKGDVLIVGLNNDSSVKALKGEKRPIVPEKERAEMLANLEVVDYVTIFSETTAKSTINILQPDIYVKGGDYKIEDLPEAEVVAKYGGKIELVSEVKGASTTNIVKQILNRY comes from the coding sequence ATGATTATTAAAGAGAAGATATATACAAGAGAAGAGTTGAACAAAATTTTGAAACAGAATAGGAAGCAGGATGAAACTATTGTTTTCACCAACGGCTGTTTTGATATCTTACATGTTGGCCATACTCGTTATTTGACTGAAGCTAGGTCAAAAGGTGATGTCTTAATAGTAGGCTTAAATAATGATTCTTCAGTTAAAGCTCTAAAAGGGGAAAAAAGACCAATAGTCCCTGAGAAAGAAAGAGCTGAAATGCTTGCTAATTTAGAGGTTGTAGATTATGTAACTATTTTTTCTGAGACAACGGCTAAGAGTACAATAAATATTCTTCAGCCTGATATTTATGTTAAAGGTGGAGATTATAAGATAGAAGATTTACCTGAAGCTGAAGTAGTAGCTAAATATGGGGGAAAAATTGAACTAGTATCTGAAGTTAAAGGAGCTTCAACAACTAATATTGTAAAACAAATATTAAATAGATATTAA
- a CDS encoding bifunctional heptose 7-phosphate kinase/heptose 1-phosphate adenyltransferase codes for MTRLVDYLPLFSQQKILVIGDMIADEFIIGQPERLSREAPVLILQHTGHKILPGGGTNAANNVAALGGQVYLAGVIGDDRVGEELVDYLDKAGMKTEGLIIDSSRPTSVKTRILAGGGQTVKQQMVRVDKLKTDNISKEIEEKLLTYIEEIISEIDAIILSDYGNGVFTDRVKERVINLANQNNKITAVDSRYDLNTFKNITIATPNKEETEKAVGFPLDSPENIRKAGLKLKEELNSDAMLVTLGGQGMQIFSEEGISHVPASNYTEVFDVTGAGDTVIAALTLSLASKAKMVEAMKLSNYAAGIVVKKSGVATVNREELTEVIGDTV; via the coding sequence ATGACTAGATTAGTTGATTATTTACCTTTGTTTTCTCAACAGAAAATTCTTGTAATAGGAGATATGATTGCTGATGAGTTTATTATTGGTCAGCCTGAACGTTTATCTCGTGAAGCACCAGTTTTGATATTACAGCATACAGGTCACAAAATTCTACCTGGTGGTGGAACTAATGCGGCTAATAATGTTGCGGCATTAGGTGGACAAGTCTATCTTGCTGGAGTAATCGGTGATGATCGAGTAGGTGAAGAGTTAGTTGATTATTTAGATAAAGCTGGGATGAAGACGGAAGGATTAATTATTGATTCTTCACGTCCTACTTCAGTTAAAACTAGAATTTTAGCTGGTGGTGGACAAACTGTCAAACAGCAAATGGTTAGAGTAGATAAATTAAAAACCGATAATATCTCTAAAGAAATTGAGGAAAAATTACTAACTTATATTGAAGAGATTATCTCTGAGATAGATGCTATAATCTTATCTGATTATGGTAATGGGGTATTTACAGATAGAGTCAAAGAAAGAGTAATTAATTTGGCTAATCAAAATAATAAAATTACTGCTGTTGATTCAAGATATGATCTAAATACTTTTAAGAATATTACTATTGCTACACCAAATAAGGAAGAGACAGAGAAAGCTGTTGGTTTTCCTTTGGATTCACCTGAGAATATTAGAAAAGCAGGGTTAAAGCTAAAAGAAGAATTAAACTCTGATGCAATGCTAGTTACTTTAGGTGGCCAAGGTATGCAGATCTTTAGTGAAGAAGGAATTAGTCATGTTCCAGCTTCTAACTATACAGAGGTCTTTGATGTTACTGGAGCTGGAGATACAGTTATTGCTGCTTTAACCCTATCTTTAGCTAGCAAAGCTAAGATGGTAGAAGCGATGAAATTATCAAATTATGCTGCAGGAATTGTAGTTAAAAAGTCAGGAGTAGCGACTGTAAATAGAGAAGAGTTAACAGAGGTTATTGGTGATACAGTATGA
- a CDS encoding D-glycero-alpha-D-manno-heptose-1,7-bisphosphate 7-phosphatase: MGLKDIAVFMDRDGTVSKEIGYVNDPTRYELLPRTGLAIKKLNQNGIKAILATNQAGVARGYFKEEMITKVHNKLERLLEKEDAYLDAIYYCHHHPDVGEGKFRKKCDCRKPEPGMLIKGEEEFGVDLNKSYMIGDKISDVEVAHKVGSKGILVLTGYGMGAYKHEREDWPVEPEYIAEDLFDAVEWILMDIKARES, encoded by the coding sequence ATGGGATTAAAGGATATAGCAGTTTTTATGGATAGAGATGGAACAGTAAGCAAGGAGATTGGTTATGTAAATGACCCTACTAGATATGAGCTGCTTCCGAGGACTGGTTTAGCTATTAAAAAACTAAATCAAAATGGTATTAAAGCAATATTAGCAACGAATCAAGCGGGTGTTGCTAGAGGTTATTTTAAAGAAGAGATGATTACTAAAGTTCATAATAAATTGGAAAGATTATTAGAAAAAGAAGATGCTTATTTAGATGCTATTTATTATTGCCACCATCATCCAGATGTTGGAGAAGGAAAATTTAGAAAGAAATGTGATTGTCGTAAGCCAGAGCCGGGGATGTTAATAAAAGGAGAAGAAGAGTTTGGTGTAGATTTGAATAAATCATATATGATTGGTGACAAAATTAGTGATGTTGAAGTAGCCCATAAGGTAGGTTCTAAAGGTATTTTAGTTCTAACTGGATATGGTATGGGAGCTTATAAACATGAGCGTGAAGATTGGCCAGTAGAACCTGAATATATAGCAGAGGATTTATTTGATGCAGTAGAATGGATACTAATGGATATCAAAGCGAGGGAGAGTTAA
- a CDS encoding HD-GYP domain-containing protein, which translates to MRPIPVEELKAGMKIAKTIYNNSGQILLGAGMALKDSYIEKLNNLNIPEIYIVDEELPEVKVPEPISDKTRLEAIKVVKDTMQDIESQSQINFDKINDVIDSILDEILLQNHVVIHLNDIRAYDSYTFQHSVGVTILSILMSLNFSYTKEEIKKIAIGAFLHDIGKTKVDKDIIMKPGKLTDEEYEEVKKHSLYGYNIIKDVHGISILSAHIAYQHHEYIDGTGYPRGLKGDEISEWAQIVTVADIYDALTSDRVYKRKLMPHEALKIVEELKGTKLSPKCVDALSKHVAVYPVGTMVQLSDDQLGIVIDVNKEDLSSPIVRIVEDKEGNKITEIKEVDLIHNDNLKINRVIYN; encoded by the coding sequence ATGAGGCCGATTCCAGTCGAAGAGCTGAAAGCGGGAATGAAAATAGCAAAGACCATTTATAATAATTCAGGACAAATACTACTTGGAGCAGGGATGGCTCTTAAAGATAGTTATATTGAAAAGTTAAATAATTTAAATATACCTGAAATTTATATTGTAGATGAAGAATTACCAGAAGTTAAAGTACCTGAGCCTATTTCAGATAAAACAAGGCTAGAAGCTATTAAAGTTGTAAAAGACACTATGCAAGATATTGAGTCACAAAGTCAGATTAATTTTGATAAGATCAATGATGTGATTGATAGCATTTTAGATGAGATTTTACTACAAAATCATGTTGTTATACATTTAAATGATATTAGAGCTTATGACAGTTACACATTCCAACATTCAGTAGGGGTAACTATACTGTCTATTTTAATGTCATTAAACTTCAGTTATACAAAAGAAGAAATAAAGAAGATAGCCATAGGGGCTTTTTTACATGATATTGGTAAGACTAAGGTGGATAAGGATATAATTATGAAACCAGGTAAGTTGACTGATGAAGAATATGAAGAGGTCAAAAAGCACTCTTTATATGGCTATAATATAATTAAAGATGTTCATGGGATCAGTATTCTTTCTGCTCATATTGCTTATCAGCATCATGAATATATTGATGGGACAGGCTATCCTAGAGGTTTAAAGGGCGATGAAATTAGTGAGTGGGCTCAAATAGTGACAGTAGCTGATATTTATGATGCTTTAACCAGTGATAGAGTTTATAAACGTAAATTAATGCCCCATGAGGCATTGAAAATAGTGGAAGAATTAAAAGGAACTAAATTAAGTCCTAAATGTGTAGATGCTTTATCTAAGCATGTTGCTGTTTATCCAGTAGGTACAATGGTACAGTTAAGTGATGATCAGTTAGGAATAGTAATAGATGTAAATAAAGAAGATTTGAGTTCTCCAATTGTTAGAATAGTAGAAGATAAAGAAGGAAATAAGATAACAGAGATAAAAGAAGTAGATTTAATACATAATGATAACTTAAAAATAAATAGGGTAATATACAATTAA
- a CDS encoding HPr family phosphocarrier protein gives MLSKKVIISNKSGLHARPASLLIDAANKFEAKIEIIHGNREANLKSIISVMSLAIGCGEEVTLRVEGTDAKEALNKIVEIIENKFGEE, from the coding sequence ATGTTAAGTAAGAAGGTTATTATTAGTAATAAGTCAGGTTTACATGCAAGACCTGCTTCATTGTTAATAGATGCAGCTAATAAATTTGAGGCAAAAATTGAGATTATTCATGGAAATAGAGAAGCTAATTTAAAAAGTATTATTAGTGTTATGTCTTTAGCTATAGGTTGTGGAGAAGAAGTTACTTTAAGAGTTGAAGGTACAGATGCCAAAGAGGCTTTAAATAAGATTGTAGAAATTATTGAAAATAAATTTGGAGAAGAATAA
- a CDS encoding cold-shock protein — translation MEKGTVKWFDGAKGYGFIEAESGEDVFVHFSAIQDEGFKTLEEGQEVEFEIIEGDRGPQAENVVKS, via the coding sequence ATGGAAAAAGGAACAGTCAAGTGGTTTGATGGTGCAAAAGGTTATGGATTTATTGAGGCAGAGAGTGGAGAAGATGTATTTGTACATTTCTCTGCTATACAAGATGAAGGATTTAAGACCTTAGAAGAAGGTCAAGAAGTAGAATTTGAAATTATCGAGGGAGATAGGGGACCTCAAGCTGAGAATGTAGTTAAGTCATAA
- a CDS encoding GAF domain-containing protein: protein MKKDKVYENILLQVKGLISAENNLIANLANVSAVLYNNLDQVNWAGFYLWQEEQLILGPFQGKSACVRIEKGKGVCGTSIEKKETLVVEDVHQFSGHIACDSASNSEIVVPIIINDKVKGVLDIDSPIKNRFDRLDQKYLEEIVEILIKGSNWSYSL, encoded by the coding sequence ATGAAAAAAGATAAAGTCTATGAAAATATACTATTACAAGTTAAAGGTCTAATCTCTGCTGAAAATAATTTAATAGCTAATTTAGCTAATGTTTCAGCGGTACTCTACAATAATTTAGATCAGGTCAATTGGGCAGGATTTTATTTGTGGCAAGAGGAACAATTGATTTTAGGGCCTTTTCAAGGAAAGTCAGCTTGTGTAAGAATAGAAAAGGGAAAAGGTGTTTGTGGAACTTCTATCGAAAAGAAAGAGACCTTAGTAGTAGAAGATGTTCATCAATTTTCAGGTCATATAGCCTGTGATTCAGCATCAAATTCTGAGATTGTAGTACCTATTATTATTAATGACAAGGTAAAAGGTGTGTTAGATATAGATAGTCCCATAAAAAATAGATTTGATCGATTAGATCAAAAATATCTAGAAGAGATAGTTGAGATATTGATTAAAGGAAGTAATTGGAGTTATTCTCTTTAA
- a CDS encoding cold-shock protein, whose translation MNKGTVKWFNAEKGYGFIEREAGDDVFVHFSAIQGDGFKTLEEGQAVEFDITEGDRGPQAANVTKL comes from the coding sequence ATGAACAAAGGTACAGTAAAATGGTTTAATGCAGAAAAAGGTTATGGATTTATTGAAAGAGAAGCTGGAGACGACGTATTCGTACATTTCTCAGCTATCCAAGGTGACGGATTCAAAACTCTAGAAGAAGGTCAAGCTGTAGAGTTTGATATTACTGAAGGAGATAGAGGACCTCAAGCTGCAAACGTAACTAAGTTATAA
- the rlmD gene encoding 23S rRNA (uracil(1939)-C(5))-methyltransferase RlmD: protein MAKVKKKAVLEVKIEETAFPNMGVAYIDGHEIRVKNALPGQKVKTYLSRKRKNYYKGKLLEVLERSPLEKEVQCPHYEKCGGCSQQSIEYQLQIDNKAKQVQKLLDNFGIEDYQFLGIEPSPDIFEYRNKMEFSFGDLEKGGELQLGMHPRGRRFDIISVDSCCLVDNDFRLILTTVLNYFREQGFKKYHVQSREGYLRNLVVRKGLNTGEILVNLVTTSQIDHDPVELSKRLEKLDYKGELVGFIQTINDDFSDAVKCDELIVHYGREYYYEELLGLKFKVKPFSFFQPNTSGAEKLYSIVKEFLGDADDKLVYDLYCGTGSIGQIVASNAKEVVGIEIVEEAVEMAKENAELNGLDNCRFIAGDVLEKIDKLAKKPDLIITDPPRAGIHPKALPKIIDFACDEMVYVSCNPRTLAPNLKEFQDAGYLVEKVKCVDMFPHTAHVETVVRLFKIK, encoded by the coding sequence ATGGCTAAAGTGAAAAAAAAAGCTGTATTAGAAGTTAAAATAGAAGAAACTGCATTTCCAAATATGGGTGTTGCTTATATAGATGGTCATGAGATTAGAGTAAAGAATGCTTTGCCAGGTCAGAAAGTCAAAACCTATTTGTCTCGGAAAAGAAAGAATTATTACAAAGGTAAATTATTAGAAGTATTAGAAAGATCACCTTTAGAAAAAGAGGTACAATGTCCTCATTATGAAAAGTGTGGTGGATGTAGCCAACAGAGTATTGAATATCAATTACAAATAGATAATAAGGCTAAACAAGTTCAGAAGTTATTGGATAATTTCGGTATAGAGGATTATCAATTTCTGGGAATTGAACCTAGTCCTGATATCTTTGAATATCGTAATAAGATGGAATTTAGTTTTGGAGATCTAGAAAAAGGTGGAGAATTGCAACTAGGTATGCATCCGCGAGGTCGCCGTTTTGATATCATTAGTGTTGATTCATGTTGTTTAGTAGATAATGACTTTAGATTAATCTTAACTACTGTTTTGAATTATTTTAGAGAACAAGGATTTAAAAAATATCATGTTCAGAGTAGGGAAGGGTATTTACGTAATTTAGTGGTTAGAAAGGGGTTAAATACTGGTGAAATCTTAGTTAATCTTGTAACAACTTCTCAAATAGATCATGATCCAGTTGAATTGAGTAAGAGGTTAGAGAAATTAGATTATAAGGGAGAACTAGTTGGCTTTATACAAACTATTAATGATGATTTTTCTGATGCTGTAAAATGTGATGAGTTGATAGTTCACTATGGAAGAGAATATTATTATGAAGAATTATTAGGACTAAAATTCAAGGTAAAACCCTTTTCTTTCTTTCAACCTAATACTTCGGGAGCAGAGAAATTATATTCAATAGTTAAAGAATTCTTAGGGGATGCAGATGATAAATTAGTCTATGATTTATATTGTGGGACGGGAAGTATCGGCCAGATTGTTGCCTCAAATGCTAAAGAAGTAGTAGGGATTGAGATAGTAGAAGAAGCTGTAGAAATGGCAAAAGAGAATGCTGAATTAAACGGTCTAGATAACTGTCGTTTTATTGCCGGTGATGTATTAGAAAAGATTGATAAGTTAGCCAAGAAACCAGATTTAATAATTACTGATCCTCCAAGGGCTGGAATTCATCCAAAAGCATTACCAAAGATTATAGATTTTGCTTGCGATGAGATGGTTTATGTATCTTGTAACCCGAGAACATTAGCACCAAATTTAAAGGAATTTCAAGATGCAGGATATTTGGTGGAAAAGGTTAAGTGTGTAGATATGTTTCCTCATACAGCTCATGTAGAGACTGTAGTAAGGTTATTTAAAATAAAATAA
- the rlmD gene encoding 23S rRNA (uracil(1939)-C(5))-methyltransferase RlmD, with product MSKKPVSVGDIVEIELESLAHGGDVVGRIDGYAIFIPQGVPGEIAKVKITQVKKNYGRGEIIEVIEESEDRITPSCPFSDRCGGCQVQHINYQAQLDHKQKIVRDNIERIAKLTDIKINPVKGMDNPFFYRNKAQFPLAKNEEGKVITGFYAPGSHKLIAIDKCGIQHPLINRISERTVELIEEYELSIYNEKKHQGLLRHLVVRVGVCTNQAMLIFVTKDNKFPEARKIAKRLMADIPELLSVQHNINPKKTNVVLGKLTKTLAGDDHIFDYIGRIKYKISPLSFFQVNTLQAKVLYDQAVEYAGLTGQEKVIDAYCGLGSITLYVSDQSQEVYGIEVVEEAIEAAKENAEFNGIENCHFQAGKVREVLPELKKEFIPEMIIVDPPRKGCHEEVLKTFVEMEPERIVYVSCNPSSLARDLKYLDAHGYETVEIQPVDMFPQTYHIENVALIKRIDN from the coding sequence ATGTCTAAGAAACCAGTAAGTGTTGGAGATATAGTAGAGATAGAGCTAGAGAGTTTAGCCCATGGGGGGGATGTAGTAGGTAGAATTGATGGATATGCTATCTTTATACCGCAAGGTGTTCCTGGGGAAATAGCTAAAGTTAAGATAACTCAAGTAAAAAAGAATTATGGACGTGGAGAAATTATTGAAGTTATTGAGGAGTCTGAAGATCGAATTACTCCATCATGTCCCTTTAGCGATAGGTGTGGTGGTTGTCAGGTACAACATATAAATTATCAAGCCCAACTAGATCATAAACAGAAAATCGTTAGGGATAATATTGAAAGAATAGCAAAGTTGACAGATATAAAGATTAATCCTGTCAAAGGAATGGATAATCCTTTCTTTTATCGTAATAAGGCTCAATTTCCATTAGCTAAGAATGAGGAGGGTAAAGTAATAACAGGTTTTTATGCACCAGGTAGTCATAAGTTAATTGCTATTGATAAATGTGGAATTCAACATCCATTGATAAATAGAATTTCTGAAAGAACAGTTGAGTTAATTGAAGAATATGAACTCAGTATTTATAATGAAAAGAAGCATCAGGGTTTACTTCGACATTTAGTTGTAAGGGTTGGAGTTTGTACTAATCAAGCAATGTTGATCTTTGTTACCAAGGATAATAAATTTCCCGAAGCTAGAAAGATTGCTAAGAGATTAATGGCTGATATTCCTGAATTGCTTAGTGTACAGCACAATATAAATCCTAAGAAAACCAATGTAGTATTAGGGAAATTGACTAAGACTTTAGCAGGAGATGATCATATCTTTGACTATATAGGAAGAATTAAATATAAGATATCACCACTATCTTTCTTTCAGGTTAATACTTTACAAGCTAAAGTATTATATGATCAAGCAGTTGAGTATGCAGGGTTAACTGGTCAAGAAAAAGTGATTGATGCTTATTGTGGATTGGGTTCAATTACCCTTTATGTATCTGATCAATCTCAAGAGGTTTATGGAATTGAAGTAGTAGAAGAAGCCATTGAAGCTGCTAAAGAGAATGCTGAATTCAATGGAATAGAAAATTGTCACTTCCAAGCAGGGAAGGTGAGAGAGGTCTTACCAGAACTAAAAAAAGAGTTCATTCCTGAGATGATTATAGTTGATCCACCACGAAAAGGATGCCATGAAGAAGTATTAAAGACCTTTGTAGAGATGGAACCTGAGAGAATAGTTTATGTGTCTTGTAATCCAAGTAGCTTAGCTAGAGATTTAAAATATCTAGATGCTCATGGTTATGAAACGGTAGAGATTCAACCAGTAGATATGTTCCCACAGACTTATCATATTGAGAATGTAGCGCTGATAAAGAGAATTGACAATTAA